A genomic window from Drosophila innubila isolate TH190305 chromosome 4, UK_Dinn_1.0, whole genome shotgun sequence includes:
- the LOC117791050 gene encoding uncharacterized protein LOC117791050 isoform X3 — translation MDSEAVTKINEADNSVSAENSKENVPPAAVEKTSEQEIVDKIDNQVEKTKNGEAVEKEKELVGEVEDEVEEDGEGAAHTETKTTTTVIVTKKDTDVENAKTETKTTTTVIVTKNETDDDNAKAETKTTTTTTIAVVDESPKAEVDEISTEKKPEETLTDTVDQKESVAEDLEESEESDDPSEDEQVDDEEEEKEKETATKLKTEKVEDVKVSEPNPSVSANIQQAEVIKAEEVNNTNKDINNQIENIISDIDINIKAQEKITQLKEQELALIQKQKELANQIHQQQILAQKLIAENQLKEQELKSQQIQQQQQLDFLKHQQYKDEFVPKASDEYASSYNQQHDDFNNFKESSNVSRTVDLRKIFTPATDAPQILPKNRKLYASSAFYSPTLHPTVEDQVELARRISHSLSDISNQTSKGQSMYVNRKKRSVKWVHEGSAQGEDDIIETNSLCKENAEANMKQELTKLDKMPLKLIMNPRGQMRDYNSLKESINIETGLLSPDNCAELITALQLQKGRGAELFAKRRRKAENWVVDETNAGTHSPSGIPDFQQYQAKPSTSPSILPAYSDAGKHRVQLNLHQDQLIEKYSKPGVQVIKSPWEAALQTGSASSAFVQDQKYGNQTPMLTPTPMASVASPVHFNQDVNDFPGSTQSHHSRPIPAMNYATQEPHKNNFDKRFHNQPIQPCNPQRELAYKPSVAQGWGGRNVELPRGLYVPKEISLASYAPPPAQASHSYQGAPKVDYAKEYSSGAGEAFSGFPMSNTTSGFYSSPQAQTQTPKQQLYAPQSYQKVPTSSMQAAPQVNFNPSPLAFEKLSKFQEFDQKNAGVSSPRYLNVNKHQPGFNCVRNVTPTPFGSAEIEDCSTFENLQGSPVSTISKKFDGYQQPTSGQSFNNCARGWMNGGGSGAQRNGNVFPSRGQAVPSTNLPYSDF, via the exons ATGGATTCTGAAGCCGTG aCTAAAATTAATGAAGCCGACAACTCAGTATCGGCTGAAAATTCCAAAGAAAATGTTCCGCCCGCAGCAGTTGAAAAAACTAGTGAGCAAGAAATagttgataaaattgacaatcaagtcgaaaaaacgaaaaatggAGAGGCTgttgaaaaagaaaaggaacTTGTTGGGGAAGTTGAAGATGAAGTTGAAGAGGATGGCGAGGGAGCTGCACATACAGAgacgaaaacaacaactacggtGATTGTTACTAAAAAGGACACCGATGTTGAGAATGctaaaacagaaacaaaaacaacaactacggtGATTgttactaaaaatgaaaccgATGATGACAATGCCAAAGCAGAAACAAAAACcactactacaacaactatTGCTGTCGTTGACGAAAGTCCTAAAGCAGAAGTAGATGAAATATCAACCGAAAAGAAACCAGAGGAAACGCTTACTGATACAGTTGATCAAAAAGAATCAGTAGCTGAGGATCTCGAGGAGTCAGAAGAGAGTGACGATCCGTCTGAAGATGAGCAGGTTGATGACGAAGAGGaggagaaagaaaaagagacaGCGACAAAATTAAAGACAGAAAAA gTTGAAGATGTTAAAGTTTCAGAACCCAATCCTTCAGTGTCTGCAAATATTCAACAAGCCGAAGTCATTAAGGCGGAGGAAGTTAACAATACGAAT AAGGATATCAATAACCAAATCGAGAACATCATTTCCgatattgatattaatataaaagccCAAGAGAAAATAACACAGCTTAAGGAACAGGAGCTTGCACTGATCCAGAAACAAAAGGAACTGGCCAACCAGATTCATCAGCAACAGATTTTAgctcaaaaattaattgccgaaaatcaattaaagGAGCAGGAGCTGAAATCACAGCAgatccaacaacaacaacaattggatTTTCTAAAGCACCAACAATATAAGGATGAATTTGTTCCGAAAGCATCCGATGAATATGCAAGTTCTTATAATCAACAACACGAtgattttaacaatttcaag gAATCTTCAAATGTATCGAGGACAGTTGATTTGCGCAAAATATTTACTCCAGCTACAGATGCTCCCCAAATATTACCCAAGAATC GAAAGCTATATGCCTCATCAGCATTTTATTCTCCAACATTGCATCCCACTGTGGAGGACCAGGTTGAACTTGCCCGTCGAATCTCACATTCATTGAGTGACATAAGCAATCAAACTTCTAAGGGTCAATCAATGTATGTCAATCGAAAAAAACGATCAGTCAAATGGGTTCACGAAGGTTCTGCTCAAG GGGAAGATGACATAATTGAAACTAATTCACTATGTAAAGAAAATGCGGAAGCAAATATGAAGCAGGAACTAACAAAGCTGGACAAAATGCCATTAAAGCTAATTATGAATCCACGAGGACAAATGCGCGACTATAACTCACTAAaagaatcaataaatattgaaacagGGCTTTTATCACCCGACAATTGTGCTGAGCTAATAACTGCGCTGCAACTGCAAAAGGGCCGAG GAGCTGAGCTTTTTGCAAAACGTCGTCGAAAGGCTGAAAATTGGGTAGTCGACGAGACAAATGCGGGTACTCACAGTCCATCTGGTATTCCAGATTTTCAACAATATCAGGCTAAGCCCTCGACGTCTCCGAGTATTTTGCCAGCATATTCGGATGCTGGTAAACATCGTGTTCAACTCAATTTACATCAGGATCAACTGATTGAGAAATACTCAAAGCCGGGCGTTCAGGTAATTAAATCGCCCTGGGAAGCCGCTCTTCAGACCGGCTCGGCCAGTTCTGCCTTTGTGCAGGACCAGAAATATGGTAACCAAACGCCGATgctgacgccgacgccgatGGCCTCAGTCGCGTCACCCGTGCATTTCAATCAAGATGTTAACGATTTTCCAGGATCGACTCAGTCGCACCATTCACGACCAATCCCGGCAATGAACTACGCTACACAGGAGCCGCATAAGAAT AACTTTGATAAACGCTTCCACAATCAACCAATTCAGCCGTGCAATCCTCAAAGAGAACTCGCCTATAAGCCAAGTGTGGCACAGGGCTGGGGAGGTCGAAATGTTGAGTTACCCAGag GCCTTTATGTACCCAAGGAGATCTCTCTGGCTAGTTATGCACCACCTCCAGCTCAGGCTTCACACAGTTACCAAGGTGCTCCAAAGGTCGATTATGCCAAGGAATATTCGAGTGGGGCTGGAGAGGCGTTTAGTGGATTCCCCATGTCAAATACCACGTCTGGCTTTTACTCATCGCCACAAGCACAGACCCAGACACCTAAGCAACAACTGTATGCTCCACAGAGTTACCAGAAGGTGCCAACCAGCTCTATGCAGGCGGCACCACAGGTCAATTTTAATCCATCGCCATTGGCGTTCGAAAAACTATCAAAATTCCAGGagtttgatcaaaaaaatgcgGGTGTTTCGAGCCCACGTTATCTGAACGTTAACAAACATCAACCTGGCTTTAATTGTGTGCGTAATGTAACACCCACTCCTTTCGGATCTGCTGAGATCGAAGATTGTTCAACTTTTGAGAATTTACAAGGATCGCCTGTTTCAAcgatttctaaaaaatttgacgGTTATCAGCAACCGACGAGTGGTCAAAGCTTTAACAACTGCGCTCGTGGATGGATGAATGGGGGAGGATCTGGGGCTCAACGAAATGGAAACGTCTTCCCTTCAAGAGGCCAAGCAGTCCCATCAACTAATCTACCCTACTCGGATTTCTAA